The Desulfuromonadales bacterium genome includes a region encoding these proteins:
- a CDS encoding response regulator transcription factor gives MSGIRVLIADDHPIVRKGLRQLLEAEADMEVVEEAGDGMEALEKARVHHPDVLLLDIAMPRLTGLETAQMVKDTSPETKVVILSMYEKEAYARQALDAGALGYILKGGPSEEILGAIRAVAKGRYFLSSSITSSVVDVYLKGRSTATPDEGYQSLSERERQVFMLLVEGLSTIQIADTLCISPKTVEKHRLNIATKLGMDSPVEMVKYAIRIGLVDPDIWKS, from the coding sequence ATGAGCGGCATTCGGGTTCTGATCGCCGATGACCATCCCATCGTCAGGAAGGGATTGCGCCAGTTGCTGGAAGCCGAGGCCGACATGGAGGTGGTCGAGGAAGCCGGTGATGGCATGGAAGCCCTGGAGAAGGCTCGGGTTCATCATCCCGATGTTCTGCTGCTCGACATCGCCATGCCCCGTCTGACCGGCCTGGAAACCGCGCAGATGGTCAAGGATACTTCACCCGAGACGAAGGTCGTGATCCTCTCCATGTACGAAAAGGAGGCCTACGCCCGCCAGGCCCTCGACGCCGGTGCTCTCGGCTATATCCTGAAGGGGGGACCGAGCGAAGAGATTCTCGGCGCCATTCGGGCCGTTGCCAAGGGCCGCTATTTCCTGAGCTCATCCATCACCTCTTCGGTCGTCGACGTCTACCTGAAAGGCCGCTCGACGGCGACTCCCGACGAGGGCTACCAGAGCCTTTCAGAAAGGGAACGGCAGGTCTTCATGCTGCTCGTCGAGGGCCTCTCCACAATCCAGATCGCCGACACTCTCTGCATCAGCCCCAAGACCGTCGAAAAACACCGGCTCAATATCGCCACCAAGCTCGGTATGGACAGCCCCGTCGAAATGGTGAAATACGCCATCCGCATCGGCCTGGTCGACCCGGACATCTGGAAATCCTGA
- a CDS encoding PAS domain-containing protein: MKHPLLDVSPGRLLLVVILSILLAEVGERLLLGHAFPESDLPHAFIDMISMLVVLVPIYFIIYRPFQTQWHQRQRMEEALKTSEERLKYALEAINDGVWDWLVPTGEVYFSPRWQTMLGYEPGELASHYSSWESHLHPEDREKTLQALTDHVNGLTPSYQSEYRMRTKDGHDIWILDRGRVVERDSAGKALRVTGTHTDITMRKQAEAALHLLWQQLDRTAENERARLARDLHDHLGQLVTVLQLDLGVFKRTLQEPEDVARCRQLIDLTTQLGHEIRQVTARLRPPALDSGLVPALKYDLENLRKHLYDLQITFQAPGLERQRLEPEVEITLFRIYQEALNNAVKHARARTIDIRLQREGSEILLAVQDDGVGFEPQLTLPGEKNQGGIGLVGMRERVAALGGRLEIISSPGEGTTVKAFLPNQPQEPGETP; this comes from the coding sequence ATGAAACACCCTTTACTCGACGTCTCCCCCGGCCGGCTTCTGCTGGTGGTGATCCTTTCCATCCTCCTTGCCGAGGTAGGCGAGCGGCTGCTTCTGGGCCACGCGTTCCCCGAGTCGGATCTGCCTCATGCCTTTATCGACATGATTTCCATGCTGGTGGTGCTTGTACCTATCTATTTTATCATCTACCGACCCTTTCAGACCCAGTGGCACCAGCGTCAGCGGATGGAGGAGGCGCTGAAAACAAGCGAGGAGCGCTTGAAGTACGCCCTCGAGGCGATCAACGACGGAGTGTGGGATTGGCTCGTGCCGACCGGCGAGGTCTACTTCAGTCCCCGCTGGCAAACAATGCTCGGCTATGAACCAGGGGAGCTGGCGTCCCATTACAGCAGTTGGGAGAGCCACCTGCACCCCGAGGACCGGGAGAAGACGCTCCAGGCCCTGACGGACCACGTGAACGGGCTTACTCCCAGCTACCAGTCTGAGTACCGCATGCGCACCAAGGACGGCCATGACATCTGGATCCTCGACCGCGGCCGGGTCGTCGAAAGGGACTCGGCGGGGAAGGCTCTCCGGGTGACAGGAACCCACACCGACATCACCATGCGAAAGCAGGCCGAAGCTGCACTGCATCTACTCTGGCAGCAGTTGGATCGGACAGCCGAGAACGAAAGAGCCCGCCTGGCCCGGGACCTGCACGACCATTTAGGCCAGTTGGTGACCGTTCTGCAGCTGGATCTAGGGGTTTTCAAGCGCACCTTGCAGGAGCCCGAGGATGTTGCCCGGTGCCGGCAGCTCATCGACCTGACCACGCAACTGGGGCATGAGATCCGTCAGGTCACCGCCCGCCTGCGGCCGCCGGCTCTCGACAGCGGCCTGGTGCCGGCCCTGAAATACGACCTCGAGAACCTGCGAAAACACCTGTATGACCTTCAGATCACTTTTCAAGCCCCGGGCCTGGAGCGGCAACGCCTGGAACCCGAGGTCGAGATCACCCTCTTCAGAATCTACCAGGAAGCCCTCAACAACGCGGTCAAGCACGCCCGGGCGCGAACGATCGATATCCGGCTGCAGCGGGAAGGTTCCGAGATCCTTCTGGCCGTACAGGACGACGGGGTAGGATTCGAGCCGCAGCTGACTCTCCCGGGGGAAAAAAATCAGGGGGGCATCGGCCTGGTGGGGATGCGGGAGCGGGTCGCCGCCCTGGGAGGGCGACTGGAGATCATCTCGAGCCCAGGAGAAGGGACGACCGTCAAGGCCTTCCTCCCGAACCAGCCACAGGAACCAGGGGAGACACCATGA
- a CDS encoding cytochrome c biogenesis protein CcdA has translation MNGMEMYLGGSPLVAVGAAFAGGLLVSLSPCVYPMIPIVSAYVGSRTAGAKTRVRSFLLSMGYVVGMAAVYSLLGMVAALTGSFFGQISTNPWALLIVANILLLFALNILEVLPFPAWFADRPMEPAAGGVIGAFLIGAASGLVASPCVSPVLFGLLTYVATTQSVAYGGFLLFAFSMGMGVLLIVIGTFSGMAAALPRPGRWMVGVKKILGLLMLGLAIYYLVKAGQAWF, from the coding sequence ATGAACGGAATGGAAATGTATCTCGGCGGATCGCCACTGGTGGCGGTCGGGGCAGCCTTTGCTGGAGGACTTCTCGTCAGCCTTTCCCCCTGCGTCTACCCGATGATCCCCATTGTGTCCGCCTATGTTGGCTCCCGCACCGCCGGGGCGAAAACCCGGGTGAGGTCTTTTCTCCTTTCGATGGGGTATGTGGTGGGAATGGCCGCCGTCTATTCGCTGCTGGGCATGGTTGCGGCCCTGACCGGAAGTTTCTTCGGACAGATCAGCACCAACCCCTGGGCGCTGCTGATTGTCGCCAATATCCTCCTCCTGTTTGCCCTGAACATCCTGGAGGTGCTGCCATTTCCCGCCTGGTTTGCGGATCGTCCCATGGAGCCGGCCGCCGGAGGGGTAATCGGAGCATTCCTGATCGGCGCCGCTTCGGGCCTGGTAGCCTCCCCCTGTGTTTCGCCGGTACTATTCGGCCTGCTCACCTACGTTGCCACGACCCAGAGTGTTGCCTACGGAGGCTTTCTGCTTTTCGCCTTTTCCATGGGGATGGGCGTTCTGCTCATTGTAATCGGTACGTTTTCGGGGATGGCCGCCGCTCTGCCCAGGCCGGGCCGCTGGATGGTCGGCGTAAAAAAGATTCTCGGCCTGCTGATGCTGGGTCTGGCGATATATTATCTGGTGAAGGCCGGGCAGGCGTGGTTTTAA